A single genomic interval of Theropithecus gelada isolate Dixy chromosome 16, Tgel_1.0, whole genome shotgun sequence harbors:
- the TOB1 gene encoding protein Tob1 isoform X1: MQLEIQVALNFIISYLYNKLPRRRVNIFGEELERLLKKKYEGHWYPEKPYKGSGFRCIHIGEKVDPVIEQASKESGLDIDDVRGNLPQDLSVWIDPFEVSYQIGEKGPVKVLYVDDNNENGCELDKEIKNSFNPEAQVFMPISDPASSVSSSPSPPFGHSAAVSPTFMPRSTQPLTFTTATFAATKFGSTKMKNSGRSNKVARTSPINLGLNVNDLLKQKAISSSMHSLYGLGLGSQQQPQQQQQPAQPPPPPPPPQQQQQQKTSALSPNAKEFIFPNMQGQGSSTNGMFPGDSPLNLSPLQYSNAFDVFAAYGGLNEKSFVDGLNFSLNNMQYSNQQFQPVMAN; encoded by the coding sequence ATGCAGCTTGAAATCCAAGTAGcactaaattttattatttcatatttgtaCAATAAGCTTCCCAGGAGACGTGTCAACATTTTTGGTGAAGAACTTGAAAGACTTCTTAAGAAGAAATATGAAGGGCACTGGTATCCTGAAAAGCCATACAAAGGATCGGGGTTTAGATGTATACACATAGGGGAGAAAGTGGACCCAGTGATTGAACAAGCATCCAAAGAGAGTGGTTTGGACATTGATGATGTTCGTGGCAATCTGCCACAGGATCTTAGTGTTTGGATCGACCCATTTGAGGTTTCTTACCAAATTGGTGAAAAGGGACCAGTGAAGGTGCTTTACGTGgatgataataatgaaaatggaTGTGAGTTGGATAAGGAGATCAAAAACAGCTTTAACCCAGAGGCCCAGGTTTTTATGCCCATAAGTGACCCAGCCTCATCAGTGTCCAGCTCTCCATCGCCTCCTTTTGGTCACTCTGCTGCTGTAAGCCCTACCTTCATGCCCCGGTCCACTCAGCCTTTAACCTTTACCACTGCCACTTTTGCTGCCACCAAGTTCGGCTCTACCAAAATGAAGAATAGCGGCCGTAGCAACAAGGTTGCACGTACTTCTCCTATCAACCTCGGCTTGAATGTGAATGACCTCTTGAAGCAGAAAGCCATCTCTTCCTCAATGCACTCTCTGTATGGGCTTGGCTTGGGTagccagcagcagccacagcaacagcagcagccagCCCAgccgccaccgccaccgccaccaccacagcagcaacaacagcagaaAACCTCTGCTCTTTCTCCTAATGCcaaggaatttatttttcctaatatgcAGGGTCAAGGTAGTAGTACCAATGGAATGTTCCCAGGTGACAGCCCCCTTAACCTCAGTCCTCTCCAGTACAGTAATGCCTTTGATGTGTTTGCGGCCTATGGAGGCCTCAATGAGAAGTCTTTTGTAGATGGCTTGAATTTTAGCTTAAATAACATGCAGTATTCTAACCAGCAATTCCAGCCTGTTATGgctaactga
- the TOB1 gene encoding protein Tob1 isoform X2, with the protein MPISDPASSVSSSPSPPFGHSAAVSPTFMPRSTQPLTFTTATFAATKFGSTKMKNSGRSNKVARTSPINLGLNVNDLLKQKAISSSMHSLYGLGLGSQQQPQQQQQPAQPPPPPPPPQQQQQQKTSALSPNAKEFIFPNMQGQGSSTNGMFPGDSPLNLSPLQYSNAFDVFAAYGGLNEKSFVDGLNFSLNNMQYSNQQFQPVMAN; encoded by the coding sequence ATGCCCATAAGTGACCCAGCCTCATCAGTGTCCAGCTCTCCATCGCCTCCTTTTGGTCACTCTGCTGCTGTAAGCCCTACCTTCATGCCCCGGTCCACTCAGCCTTTAACCTTTACCACTGCCACTTTTGCTGCCACCAAGTTCGGCTCTACCAAAATGAAGAATAGCGGCCGTAGCAACAAGGTTGCACGTACTTCTCCTATCAACCTCGGCTTGAATGTGAATGACCTCTTGAAGCAGAAAGCCATCTCTTCCTCAATGCACTCTCTGTATGGGCTTGGCTTGGGTagccagcagcagccacagcaacagcagcagccagCCCAgccgccaccgccaccgccaccaccacagcagcaacaacagcagaaAACCTCTGCTCTTTCTCCTAATGCcaaggaatttatttttcctaatatgcAGGGTCAAGGTAGTAGTACCAATGGAATGTTCCCAGGTGACAGCCCCCTTAACCTCAGTCCTCTCCAGTACAGTAATGCCTTTGATGTGTTTGCGGCCTATGGAGGCCTCAATGAGAAGTCTTTTGTAGATGGCTTGAATTTTAGCTTAAATAACATGCAGTATTCTAACCAGCAATTCCAGCCTGTTATGgctaactga